Below is a window of Flavobacterium cyclinae DNA.
CTATTTGCGTTGAAGGTAAAAACGATTTCAAGTTAGTTGTTACTGATAATTTGCAAAATTCTACTACCTTTGAATCTTACTTTTTTAGATAATTAAAACGAATTCTTTTGAAAAATATATTTTTTGTATTCATTATTGGATTAATTTCCTTCTCAGTTTCAGCTCAAAAAGCCCGAGTTAAAGGGGTTATTTTAGACGAATTTAATAATCCAGTAGAAAATGTAACAGTTAAAGTAGGCGATAAAGGAACTGTAACCAATGAAAATGGGTTCTATATTTTAGAAATTGAAGCCAATAAAAAAGTAACCATTACTTTTTCCCATGTTTCATTAAAGAAAGTTACAATTGAACTTAATTTAAAACCTAATGAAGATTTTGAGTTAAATCCGGTGATGAATTCAAAAATTGAAGAATTTGGAGTAGTAACGGTAACTGCTAATAGTAAAAAACGTATCGAAGGAGTTACAACAATTGATCCTGTTGTCATTCGTAAAATGCCAGGCGCTAATCCAGGTATTGAAAATATCATTAAAACACTACCCGGAGTTTATTCTAATAACGAATTAAGTACTTCGTATGCAGTTCGTGGTGGAAATTATGACGAGAACTTGGTTTATGTAAACGAAATCGAAGTTTATCGTCCGTTTTTAATTCGTTCAGGACAACAAGAAGGATTGAGTTTTACCAATACGGATATGGTACAAAATGTAGATTTTTCTGCTGGAGGTTTTCAATCTAAATATGGAGATAAATTATCTTCTGTTTTAGATATTACTTATCGAAACCCAAAGCGTTTTGGTGCAAGTTTAGAAGCAAGTTTTTTAGGTGGAAGCCTTACGGTTGAAGGTGTTTCTAAAAATCAAAAATGGAGCAATATTACAGGGGTTCGTTATCGAGATAATAGTTTGTTAGTGAACAGTCAGGAAACGGAAACCAATTTTAGACCCACATTTTTTGATGTGCAATCGCTCTTGAATTTTAACGCTTCTACCAAGTGGAATTTTAGTTTTTTAGGTAATATTTCGCAAAACAAATACAATTATCAGCCATTAACACGTCAAACTAACTTTGGAACTATCGATGAACCAATTGCTTTGTTAGTGTTTTACGAAGGGCAAGAAAAAGATCAATATTTGACGTTTTTTGGTGCTGGAAAAGCGATTTATCAATACAATGAGAAAAATAAATTGAAGTTTATCCTTTCAGGGTATCATACACAAGAACAAGAATATTATGATATTTTGGCACAATATCGTTTGGGCGAAGTAGATGCTAATATTGGTTCTGAAACTTTTGGTGATGTTGTTTTTACAAGAGGAATAGGTTCGCAATTGAATCACGCACGTAACGATTTAGATGCCTTAATTGTTAATGCTGAAGTAAAAGGTTTTCACGATATCAATGAAAAATCGCAAATAGAATGGGGTGCTAAATTTACGAAAGAAGATATTCGTGATAGAATTGTAGAATGGGAAGTTGTAGATTCAGCTGGTTTTTCGTTGCCAAATCCAATTTTAGATTACCAAAATGACCAACCTTATAATCCTTATGTGGGACCATTAGCTCCTTATCAAAATGTTAGAGCAACTAATTTCACTAAGATCAATCGATTTTCGGGTTATGCTCAATGGAATTACAAAGGAAAAATAGGAACACATGAATATTGGTTAAATGCCGGTGTTAGAGCGCATCAATGGCAAGTACAAGCGGATGGTAGACCTGATGGCGATAGTCAAATAACGTTCTCACCAAGAGCTCAATTTGCTTTTAAACCTGATTGGAGTAAAGATATGATGTTCCGATTATCAGGAGGTTTGTATCACCAACCCCCATTTTATCGAGAACTTAGAGATTATGAAGGTGTGGTTCAAACCAATGTCAAAGCGCAAAAATCATTTCATTTGGTGTTAAGTAATGATTACAGTTTTAAAATGTGGAATAGACCTTTTAAGTTGATTTCAGAAGCATATTATAAAAACATTACCGATGTGAATACGTACACAATTGATAATGTTCGTATTCGATATAGAGCCAATAATAATGCAGAAGCTTACGCATACGGTTTTGATGCACGTTTGAATGGAGAATTTGTACCAGGAACAGAATCATGGTTTAGTTTCGGATATCTAAAAACAGAAGAAAATCAGGATGGAAAAGGTTTTATTGCACGCCCAACCGATCAAAGATTAAAATTTGGTGTGTTGTTCCAAGATTACATGCCTAATATCCCAAATTTACAATTGTATTTGAACTTAGTGTATAATACTGGTTTACCAGGTGGTTCTCCTGCTTATGCAGATCCATATGCTTATCAATTACGATTAAATGATTATCGAAGAGCTGATGTTGGATTTTCTTATGTCTTTAAAGATGAGAAAATTAAATCTTCAAAACGCTGGTTAAAATCGTTCAACGAATTTTCATTAGGATTGGAAATTTTCAATTTGTTTAACAATCAAAATGCGATTACAAATACTTGGGTTCGAGATGTATATACAAAATCGCAATACGGAATTCCAAACTATATGACGACTCGTGTTTTCAATATCAAATTAGTGGCTCGATTGTAAGCCAATATTAATTTTAGTATATTTGACTATAAAATTCAAACAAATGAAGCGTATTCTTTTTACTTTTAGCTTAATTGCAACATTAATGAGTTGTAAAGAAGAGACGGAAACTCCAAAAGTGATTTACGAAGAAGGAAAAACTAAGGTAGAAGCCGAAGTTAAAGATACGTCATCTATAAAAGTGGCCGATTTACCAATTTTGATGGAAGGAACCAAGTATTTGATTCATCCTATTGGTGATGTTCGGGTGTATGATTCCAATAGTAAAGTGTATGGAAGTAGCAAAACCAATCAGGTAAGTTATGCGATATCTAATTATAACCGATTTGAAATTACAGGTTATTTGGATAATTTGAATTTTCAACACATCGATTCCACTACTGTAAAACCATTAACAGATAAGAAAATCCAAATCCAAACGGCTACTTTTTTAGATGGAATTGCTGCTAAAACGAAAAAGCAAATCATGGTATATACTTTAGTGGATTCCGATACTAATAAAGATGGAAAAATTAATCAAAATGATATTCGTTCGTTGTATTTGAGCAATATTACTGGTGAAAAATTTACCAAACTATCAGAAGAATTCAAAGAGTTAATTGATTGGAATGTAATCGAAGCTCAAAATCGTTTGTACTTTAGATGTATTGAAGATATCAACAAAAACGGTGCTTTTGATAAAAATGATAAAGTACATTATCACTTCGTAAACTTGTTAGCGGATGAGTGGAAAGTAGAAGTGTATACACCGAATTAATATAAATGTCATCCCTACGGGATTTTAGTTACTGCAGATACCTTTTTACCAATATTACATACCTAACGGCATTTTTAAATTCCAAAGTAAATTTGCATTTGTTTTAAGTTCCGATAGGAACGATATTTTGGTAACAATAAAGTAAAATAGAAATAAAGTCCCATAGGGACGACATTAAAATAATGAAAGAAAATCCGACTTAATCCGCGATGTAATGCATCCGTTTCATCCGCATTCCAACTCTAAATCAAAATATCGCTCTCTAAATCCGATTTTTCAATTTCAAAATCAAAACCTAATTTCGAAACCAACTCGATTACCAATTTTTTATACCAGTTTTCGCTTTTTGGATGAATGTAGATTTTTTCGATTAATTGGTTCAAATTAACATCGACTTTTAAGCCGTTATCGATTTTTATACCATTAGCTGAAACGTCAGAAATAATTCGAATTTCTCTTTCGTATTGAAAACTTTTACGCTTAAACAAAAAGGGGAAAAACGTATCTTCAAACGGAATAAACTCTTTTTTGTAATCGATATAATTTACAGCACCGATATATTGTTCGGTTTGTCTTTCAGGTTGTAAGGCTTCTTTTAGTCTGCCAATTGTAGTTTGAATGGCTAAACCTTCAGTATTTTGAGTGAAAATTTGCCACATTGCAAACGATTCGTATTCGTTAATGTGCCAACTGCTAATCACTACTTTTTCGCGATGTGATTTATAGTAATCCAAAAACTTCGGATTATTAGCGGCAATTTTTTTGATTTCTTCAAAAGTAGGTTCCGAAAAGGTGCCTTCGTATTGATCTTCAAACTTATCTGAACGCGACATAAACAACTGTTGCGAAAACAGCATGTCTAAAAACTTAGACAAGTCCAAATACTTCCAAACAATGGTGTCATTGTCATCAGGTAAGGTAATATTGGGATGGTTTACGTACATAATTTTTCAAGTTCAAAAATCAAATTCAATTTCAAAATTCAAGCTTTGGAACACAGATTTAAGAAATTTACATAATCTAAAAAATCTTAAAATGAGATTAATTTATTTTGCTAAACTCCTAACTTCCATCTCCCAACTCATCCTTTTATTCAAAACTTTGCATCATTACCAACTTCGAATACGTCCCGTTTAAAGCCAATAATTCGTCATGCGTTCCTTGTTCAACGATTTCGCCTTTTTGCATTACAACAATTTTATCAGCTTTTTGAATCGTAGATAATCGGTGCGCAATTACTATTGATGTTCGGTTTTGCATCATATTTTCTAACGCTACTTGAACGAATTTTTCACTTTCCGTATCTAAAGCAGAAGTTGCTTCATCCAAAATCATGATGGGTGGATTTTTCAAAACGGCTCTCGCAATTGATAAGCGTTGTTTTTGTCCTCCTGAAAGTTTTCCACCAGCATCACCAATATTGGTTTCAATTCCGTAAGGTAGATCTTTTACAAATTCATAAGCGTTAGCAACTTTTAAAGCGGCAATAATATCTTCATCCGTTGCATCTTCTTTTCCTAAACGAATATTATTTTTAATCGTATCGTTAAATAAAATCGAATCTTGAGTTACTAATCCCATTAAATCACGAAGTGATTCTAACTTCATATCTTTGATATCGATTCCGTCAATTTTTACGGTTCCTTCTTGCACGTCATAAAAACGAGTCAATAAATTCGCAATCGTACTTTTTCCAGAACCAGATTGCCCAACTAATGCCACTGTTTTACCTTTCGGAATTTCCAAAGAGAAGTTTTTTAGAACATTTTCTTCAGCATATCCGAAGTTAATGTTTTCAATGCTGATTTTCTCTGTGAAAGTCTCTTTTACGATTGCATTTTCTTTATTGGTAATCGTATTTTCTACTTCTAAAACTTCAAACACACGTTCGGCAGCCGCTAAACCATTCTTAACTTGATATGAAGCTTTTGAAATGGCTTTAGCTGGAGTTAAAATATTGTAAGCTAAACCTATATAGGTAATGAAATTGGATCCTTTTAAAGATTCTTCAACTAAAACTAGATTTCCTCCGTAAACCAATAACACACCAATTACTAAGATTCCCATGAATTCACTCATAGGAGAAGCTAAATTGTTTTTCTTACCTATCGAGATTGTTAATTGGTACAAACGATTGATAGAATCATTAAAAGTTTTAGCAAAATATTTTTCAGCATTGTAACTCTTAACTACTTTTAAACCACCTAAACTTTCTTCAACAATCGAAATTAAATACCCATTTTCTTGTTGGGCTCTAGTTGATTTTGATTTTAAGCTTTTACCAATTTTTGAAATAATAAATCCTGAAACAGGAATAAAAAGAAATACAAAAACGGTTAATTTCCAGCTGATGGATATCATCGCAATTAAAGAAAATAAAATGGTTAATGGCTCTTTAACGATAAGTTCTAAAACCATAAAAAAAGAATTTTGAACTTCGTTTACATCGCCAAGCATTCTAGCCATTACATCACCTTTTCTTTTTTCAGAATAATAGGAAACAGGTAATGAAACAATTTTATTGAACATTTTTTCACGTAAATCACGCAACACTCCGGTTTTAACTTTTGTTAAGTGTTGTAATGCTAAATAATTAGATAAGTTTTTTAATAGAAAAGTTACTAATACTAAGGCTACAGTTAGCATTAATCCATATTGAATTCCATATTCAGTTGAATATTCGTTTACATAATAGGCAATATATTCTTGCCAATTGCTTAATGCATTAAATATTCCTTCGTATTTAGGCAGTTCAACTTTAGCTGTTTTTCTTTCGTCAAATAAAACCGAAAGTACTGGCATTATAAAGACCATTCCTAATGTTCCAAATAGAGCATACAAAATATTGAAGGATATGTTACCCGCCACATTATACTTGTACTTTTTTGCAAAAGGAATAAGTTTTTTAAAATTTTCGTCCATTTAGTTTAATTTCATTGCCGAAATAATGCCAGCAATTTTGTTGTCTAATTCTTTTTCTACTGTTTCAGCGTTTTCAATCGCGTCTAAAACTCCATTTACGCTGAAATAGAATTTAATTTTAGGTTCGGTTCCACTTGGTCTTGCACAAATTTTGCTTCCGTCTTCCAAATAGTAAATTAATACATTGGATTTTGGAATTAAAATGTCAAATTCTTCATTATTCATGTAGTCTTTTCCTTTAGAAGCTTGATAGTCTTCGATGCAAATTACACGTTGACCGTTGATTTCTTTCAATGGGTTTTCGCGTAAATCAATCATCATTTGCTTGATTTCGTTTGCTCCTTCAATTCCTTTTTTGGTAATCGAAATTAAATGCTCTTTATAGAAACCAAAATCAATATATAAATTTAATAATTCCTGATATAACGAACTTCCTGAAGCCTTTGCTTGTGCTGCAATTTCACTCACCAATAAGATAGCAGCAACCGCGTCTTTATCACGAACGGCATCGCCCACCATAAAACCAAAACTTTCTTCACCACCTCCAATAAATTTCTGATTAGGGAAATCTTTAATGAATTTTGCAATCCATTTGAAACCTGTTAATCCTACTTTACATTCTACATCATAAGCGGCTGCTAATTCCAACATCATTGGAGTAGAAACAATAGTCGAACCAATGAATTCATTTCCTTGGAATTTATTGGCGCGTTTCCACTGTTCTAATAAGAAAGCGGTCATGATAACCATGGTTTGGTTTCCGTTCAATAATTTGATTTTTCCATCTAAATCACGAACCGCAACACCTAATCGATCAGAATCAGGATCGGTTCCCACTACCATATCGGCACCAATTTTTTCAGCCAATGCAATTGCCATCGACAACGCTTCTGGTTCTTCTGGATTTGGAGAAACTACGGTTGGGAAATCTCCATTTGGTTCCGCTTGATCTGGAACAATATTTACATCGGTATAACCCGCTTTTGCTAAAACGTTTGGAATTGCTTTAATCGAAGTCCCGTGTAATGA
It encodes the following:
- a CDS encoding carboxypeptidase-like regulatory domain-containing protein, which encodes MLLKNIFFVFIIGLISFSVSAQKARVKGVILDEFNNPVENVTVKVGDKGTVTNENGFYILEIEANKKVTITFSHVSLKKVTIELNLKPNEDFELNPVMNSKIEEFGVVTVTANSKKRIEGVTTIDPVVIRKMPGANPGIENIIKTLPGVYSNNELSTSYAVRGGNYDENLVYVNEIEVYRPFLIRSGQQEGLSFTNTDMVQNVDFSAGGFQSKYGDKLSSVLDITYRNPKRFGASLEASFLGGSLTVEGVSKNQKWSNITGVRYRDNSLLVNSQETETNFRPTFFDVQSLLNFNASTKWNFSFLGNISQNKYNYQPLTRQTNFGTIDEPIALLVFYEGQEKDQYLTFFGAGKAIYQYNEKNKLKFILSGYHTQEQEYYDILAQYRLGEVDANIGSETFGDVVFTRGIGSQLNHARNDLDALIVNAEVKGFHDINEKSQIEWGAKFTKEDIRDRIVEWEVVDSAGFSLPNPILDYQNDQPYNPYVGPLAPYQNVRATNFTKINRFSGYAQWNYKGKIGTHEYWLNAGVRAHQWQVQADGRPDGDSQITFSPRAQFAFKPDWSKDMMFRLSGGLYHQPPFYRELRDYEGVVQTNVKAQKSFHLVLSNDYSFKMWNRPFKLISEAYYKNITDVNTYTIDNVRIRYRANNNAEAYAYGFDARLNGEFVPGTESWFSFGYLKTEENQDGKGFIARPTDQRLKFGVLFQDYMPNIPNLQLYLNLVYNTGLPGGSPAYADPYAYQLRLNDYRRADVGFSYVFKDEKIKSSKRWLKSFNEFSLGLEIFNLFNNQNAITNTWVRDVYTKSQYGIPNYMTTRVFNIKLVARL
- a CDS encoding ABC transporter ATP-binding protein; this translates as MDENFKKLIPFAKKYKYNVAGNISFNILYALFGTLGMVFIMPVLSVLFDERKTAKVELPKYEGIFNALSNWQEYIAYYVNEYSTEYGIQYGLMLTVALVLVTFLLKNLSNYLALQHLTKVKTGVLRDLREKMFNKIVSLPVSYYSEKRKGDVMARMLGDVNEVQNSFFMVLELIVKEPLTILFSLIAMISISWKLTVFVFLFIPVSGFIISKIGKSLKSKSTRAQQENGYLISIVEESLGGLKVVKSYNAEKYFAKTFNDSINRLYQLTISIGKKNNLASPMSEFMGILVIGVLLVYGGNLVLVEESLKGSNFITYIGLAYNILTPAKAISKASYQVKNGLAAAERVFEVLEVENTITNKENAIVKETFTEKISIENINFGYAEENVLKNFSLEIPKGKTVALVGQSGSGKSTIANLLTRFYDVQEGTVKIDGIDIKDMKLESLRDLMGLVTQDSILFNDTIKNNIRLGKEDATDEDIIAALKVANAYEFVKDLPYGIETNIGDAGGKLSGGQKQRLSIARAVLKNPPIMILDEATSALDTESEKFVQVALENMMQNRTSIVIAHRLSTIQKADKIVVMQKGEIVEQGTHDELLALNGTYSKLVMMQSFE
- a CDS encoding phospho-sugar mutase, translated to MHIEQSILNKVNEWLTPTFDEATQDAIKEMMTSAPKELEESFYKNLEFGTGGMRGVMGVGTNRINKYTLGKNTQGLSDYLHKSFPNEQLKVAIAYDCRHNSNTLAKVVADVFSANGIKVYLFSDMRPTPELSFAVRYLNCHAGIVLTASHNPPEYNGYKVYWQDGGQLVPPQDAEIIKVIEDLKYSDIKFEANNDLIEYIDAEVDEAFAKSTVENASFNTPTEAKANLKIVYTSLHGTSIKAIPNVLAKAGYTDVNIVPDQAEPNGDFPTVVSPNPEEPEALSMAIALAEKIGADMVVGTDPDSDRLGVAVRDLDGKIKLLNGNQTMVIMTAFLLEQWKRANKFQGNEFIGSTIVSTPMMLELAAAYDVECKVGLTGFKWIAKFIKDFPNQKFIGGGEESFGFMVGDAVRDKDAVAAILLVSEIAAQAKASGSSLYQELLNLYIDFGFYKEHLISITKKGIEGANEIKQMMIDLRENPLKEINGQRVICIEDYQASKGKDYMNNEEFDILIPKSNVLIYYLEDGSKICARPSGTEPKIKFYFSVNGVLDAIENAETVEKELDNKIAGIISAMKLN